The Kordia sp. SMS9 genome window below encodes:
- a CDS encoding tetratricopeptide repeat protein, giving the protein MATYKKRGYKVKTKAEKEKEVPAEEIESTTAEVFNTLDETASKTEEWVARNQKFIFIGIGAIAVVLLGYLIYAKIFAAPKEVEASNEVFQANTYFNQAVNTDLSQDVVAGLATRDSLLTLALEGGEGKYGYLKIISEYGGTSAANLANYNAGIAYLNLNKYEEAIKHLQEFSSDDVIIGAKAKGAIGDAFVQLGQMDTALEYYEKAFQHSTNDATTPIYLLKAGITALNMENPKAGKALEYFKRIEDEYASFKTTADGKLLDVYIGKAEALK; this is encoded by the coding sequence ATGGCAACTTACAAGAAAAGAGGATATAAAGTTAAAACCAAAGCGGAGAAAGAGAAGGAAGTTCCTGCTGAAGAAATAGAAAGTACAACAGCAGAAGTTTTTAATACTTTAGATGAAACTGCGTCCAAAACGGAAGAATGGGTAGCTAGAAATCAAAAGTTTATCTTTATAGGTATTGGAGCAATTGCCGTAGTACTTTTAGGATACTTAATTTATGCGAAAATTTTTGCGGCACCAAAAGAAGTAGAAGCTTCTAATGAAGTGTTTCAAGCAAATACATATTTCAATCAAGCTGTTAACACAGACTTGAGTCAAGATGTAGTAGCAGGATTAGCTACAAGAGATTCGTTATTAACTTTAGCCTTAGAAGGTGGAGAAGGAAAGTACGGATATTTGAAAATTATTTCTGAATACGGCGGAACAAGTGCTGCAAATTTGGCAAACTACAATGCAGGAATTGCGTATTTGAATTTGAACAAATATGAAGAAGCTATCAAACACTTACAAGAATTTTCATCAGATGATGTCATTATTGGAGCAAAAGCAAAAGGTGCTATTGGTGATGCATTTGTACAACTAGGACAAATGGATACAGCTTTAGAATATTATGAAAAAGCGTTTCAGCATAGTACAAACGATGCTACAACTCCTATATATTTATTAAAAGCAGGAATTACAGCGTTAAACATGGAAAATCCAAAAGCAGGAAAAGCGTTGGAATACTTTAAGAGAATTGAAGATGAATATGCTTCTTTCAAAACAACAGCTGATGGAAAATTATTAGATGTATATATTGGAAAAGCAGAAGCCTTAAAATAA
- the ribH gene encoding 6,7-dimethyl-8-ribityllumazine synthase yields MATVNKNLSTYDQATIPNAKDFRFGIVVSEWNENITEGLCEGAIEALKENGVTAENIIRWNVPGSFELVYGAKHMQKTQQVDAIIAIGSVIQGETKHFDFVCSATTQGIKDLNVQSDIPVIFCVLTDNTLQQAIDRSGGKHGNKGVEAAIAAIKMAQLRTF; encoded by the coding sequence ATGGCAACTGTAAATAAAAATCTATCTACATACGATCAAGCGACAATCCCAAATGCGAAAGACTTTCGATTTGGGATTGTTGTTTCTGAGTGGAATGAAAACATCACGGAAGGTTTGTGTGAAGGCGCTATTGAAGCGTTAAAAGAGAATGGCGTTACAGCTGAAAATATCATTCGTTGGAATGTGCCTGGAAGCTTTGAATTGGTGTATGGCGCAAAGCACATGCAAAAAACGCAACAAGTAGATGCTATCATTGCTATTGGAAGTGTGATTCAAGGAGAAACGAAACATTTTGACTTTGTATGTAGTGCAACCACACAAGGAATCAAAGATTTAAATGTACAATCGGATATTCCAGTCATCTTTTGTGTGTTGACAGATAACACGCTGCAACAAGCAATTGATCGTTCTGGTGGAAAACATGGAAACAAAGGCGTAGAAGCAGCCATTGCAGCCATAAAAATG